In Pseudomonas fluorescens, a genomic segment contains:
- a CDS encoding riboflavin synthase — protein sequence MFTGIIESIGSIRAMTPKGGDVRLLVETGKLDLGDVKLGDSIAVSGVCLTVIELTGNGFAADVSRETLDCTAMNDLKAGSPVNLEKALTPTTRLGGHLVSGHVDGVGEVVSRSENARAVEFRIRAPKELAKYIAHKGSITVDGTSLTVNAVNGAEFELTIIPHTLSETIMASYQPGRRVNLEVDLLARYLERLLLGDKAAEPATGNITESFLAANGYLKS from the coding sequence ATGTTCACCGGCATTATCGAATCCATCGGCAGCATCCGTGCCATGACCCCCAAGGGCGGCGATGTGCGCCTGCTGGTTGAAACCGGCAAGCTCGACCTCGGCGACGTCAAATTGGGCGACAGCATCGCGGTCAGCGGCGTGTGCCTGACGGTCATCGAGCTGACGGGCAACGGTTTTGCCGCCGACGTCAGCCGGGAAACCCTGGACTGCACCGCGATGAACGACCTCAAGGCTGGCAGCCCGGTCAACCTGGAAAAAGCCCTGACCCCGACCACCCGCCTGGGCGGCCACCTGGTCAGCGGCCACGTCGACGGTGTCGGCGAAGTGGTATCGCGCAGCGAAAATGCACGCGCCGTGGAATTTCGCATCCGCGCGCCAAAAGAATTGGCCAAGTACATCGCCCACAAAGGCTCGATCACCGTCGACGGCACCAGCCTGACCGTGAACGCCGTGAACGGCGCTGAATTTGAACTGACCATCATTCCCCACACCCTGAGCGAAACCATCATGGCGTCGTACCAGCCGGGTCGCCGGGTGAACCTGGAAGTTGACTTGCTTGCCCGTTACCTGGAGCGCCTGTTGCTGGGCGATAAGGCCGCAGAGCCTGCAACCGGGAACATCACTGAGAGTTTTCTGGCCGCTAACGGCTACCTGAAATCCTGA
- the ribD gene encoding bifunctional diaminohydroxyphosphoribosylaminopyrimidine deaminase/5-amino-6-(5-phosphoribosylamino)uracil reductase RibD, whose protein sequence is MNPPSAEQAVLDAHYMARALELARNGLYTTHPNPRVGCVIVRDGQVVGEGWHVRTGEPHAEVHALRAAGGKARGATAYVTLEPCSHYGHTPPCADALVSAGLARVVAAMQDPNPEVAGRGMQRLAQAGIEVYSGVLEGEARALNKGFLKRMEHGLPFVRVKLAMSLDGRTAMASGESQWITGPAARAAVQRLRAQASVVLTGADTVLADGARLTVRAAELGLDDATTALAMSRPPLRVLIDGRLRVPLNAPFFKAGPALVITCVTAENQFPRGPECLVVPGVDGQVDLRSALVALAARGVNEVLVEAGPSLAGAFAQQGLVDEYVIFVAGKFLGSAARPLLDWPLEKLADAPQLKITEMRAVGDDWRVTAIPLPPARV, encoded by the coding sequence GATTGTGCGTGATGGGCAGGTCGTCGGCGAAGGCTGGCATGTGCGCACCGGCGAGCCCCATGCCGAAGTGCATGCCTTGCGCGCTGCGGGGGGTAAAGCCCGAGGCGCCACGGCCTATGTGACCCTCGAGCCTTGCAGCCACTATGGCCATACCCCGCCTTGCGCCGACGCACTGGTGAGTGCCGGGCTGGCGCGGGTGGTCGCGGCGATGCAGGACCCTAACCCGGAGGTTGCCGGGCGCGGCATGCAGCGCCTGGCCCAGGCCGGTATCGAGGTCTACAGCGGTGTGCTGGAAGGGGAAGCCCGCGCCCTCAATAAAGGCTTCCTCAAGCGCATGGAGCACGGCCTGCCGTTTGTGCGGGTCAAGCTGGCGATGAGCCTGGATGGCCGCACTGCGATGGCCAGCGGCGAGAGCCAATGGATCACCGGGCCCGCCGCCCGCGCCGCGGTACAGCGCCTGCGCGCCCAGGCCAGTGTGGTGCTGACCGGCGCCGACACGGTATTGGCCGACGGTGCGCGCCTGACCGTGCGCGCCGCCGAATTGGGCCTGGATGACGCCACCACCGCCCTGGCCATGTCACGCCCGCCGTTGCGCGTGCTGATCGACGGCCGCCTGCGGGTGCCGCTCAATGCGCCGTTCTTCAAGGCCGGCCCGGCGCTGGTCATTACCTGCGTCACTGCGGAAAACCAGTTCCCCCGTGGCCCCGAATGCCTGGTGGTGCCCGGCGTCGATGGCCAGGTTGACCTACGCTCGGCGCTGGTGGCGCTGGCGGCCCGTGGCGTCAATGAAGTGCTGGTGGAGGCCGGCCCAAGCCTGGCGGGTGCATTTGCCCAGCAGGGCCTGGTCGACGAATACGTGATTTTCGTCGCCGGCAAGTTCCTCGGCTCCGCCGCCCGGCCTTTGCTGGACTGGCCGCTTGAGAAACTGGCGGATGCCCCCCAACTCAAGATCACTGAAATGCGCGCTGTAGGCGACGACTGGCGAGTCACTGCCATCCCGCTTCCACCCGCGCGCGTATAA